Proteins from a single region of Hypomesus transpacificus isolate Combined female chromosome 9, fHypTra1, whole genome shotgun sequence:
- the p4htmb gene encoding transmembrane prolyl 4-hydroxylase isoform X1, with product MIRMVIDFFLFHLIKLKMIESQGSGDDEATETAPPPSPSVPPRPRQRNPLQKSSVCSRSYFMVVMVFFHVYIINVIALLLYVHYNNGPGEMVVPTRNAASGTNNHKLPESQVQQPGSEFLHHMYLPRIEGIRVGHVQKVSLLPNKVHEMRTLSLKPLLFEIPNFLSEEECRVVMQLAQLKGLMESQVMVPEGQEELTEQLNLSPEEIFNLLDLNQDGQLQLQEILTHSRVRDGIWLTPENLREIYTGLKADKDNNGLLSLEEFRQLSSDAFQRFLQQRGLKSSQMVRNSRHTWLYQGQGAHQVLQDLKKRVTGLTRLPPALVDLSEPLQVVRYEQGGHYHAHHDSGPVYPETACTHTRLAANTSTPFETSCRYITVLFYLNSVEGGGETAFPVADNRTYDEVSLIQNEVDLLDTRKNCDKSNLRVTPTKGTAVFWYNYLSDGRGWVGEQDEYSLHGGCVVTRGTKWVANNWINIDPDYQRQARFQQLVSQLENEDEGAESSPERHTDTHQDL from the exons ATGATCAGAATGGTTATTGATTTCTTTCTGTTTCATCTGATCAAGTTAAAGATGATTGAGTCTCAAGGAAGCGGGGACGATGAAGCCACTGAGACTGCTCCACCGCCAAGTCCAAGCGTTCCTCCCCGTCCACGCCAGCGAAACCCCTTGCAAAAGAGTAGCGTATGCTCCCGATCATACTTCATGGTGGTGATGGTATTTTTTCATGTATACATCATTAATGTCATAGCCCTACTTCTTTACGTGCACTATAACAATGGCCCTGGAGAAATGGTCGTTCCAACTCGGAATGCCGCAAGCGGGACCAATAATCATAAACTCCCGGAGTCTCAGGTTCAGCAACCCGGATCAGAGTTTTTACATCATATGTATCTTCCACGGATTGAAGGGATAAGG GTTGGACATGTCCAGAAAGTTTCACTGCTGCCAAACAAAGTCCATGAGATGCGAACACTGAGCCTTAAACCATTACTGTTTG AAATTCCAAACTTCTTGTCTGAGGAGGAGTGTCGTGTGGTGATGCAACTTGCTCAGCTGAAAGGCCTAATGGAGAGCCAGGTGATGGTGCCAGAGGGCCAGGAAGAACTGACAGAGCAGCTCAACCTCAGCCCAGAGGAGATCTTCAACCTCCTGGATCTGAATCAGGATGGTCAGCTGCAACTCCAGGAG ATATTGACCCATTCACGGGTGCGGGATGGGATCTGGTTAACACCAGAGAACCTGCGTGAGATTTATACCGGACTTAAAGCAGACAAGGACAACAATG GTTTGCTGAGCCTGGAAGAGTTCAGGCAACTGAGCAGTGATGCATTCCAGCGTTTTCTGCAGCAGCGTGGGCTGAAGAGCAGCCAGATGGTGAGGAACAGCAGACACACCTGGCTATACCAAGGTCAGGGGGCACACCAGGTCCTCCAAGATCTCAAGAAAAG GGTAACAGGTCTCACTCGGCTTCCCCCTGCACTGGTGGATCTGAGTGAGCCCCTCCAGGTGGTGAGATATGAGCAGGGGGGTCACTACCATGCCCATCACGACAGTGGACCTGTCTATCCAGAAACCGCCTGCACTCATACCCGCCTTGCAGCCAACACATCCACTCCTTTTGAGACCTCATGCAG GTACATCACAGTTCTCTTCTACTTGAACTCTGTTGAGGGAGGCGGGGAGACCGCATTCCCTGTGGCAGACAACAGGACCTATGATGAAGTG tcTCTGATCCAGAATGAGGTGGATCTTCTGGACACCAGAAAAAACTGTGACAAGAGTAATCTGAGAGTGACACCTACAAAAGGGACAGCAGTGTTCTGGTACAACTACCTTTCTGACGGAAGAG GATGGGTGGGGGAGCAGGATGAATACTCTCTACATGGTGGCTGTGTGGTCACCCGTGGCACTAAGTGGGTCGCCAATAACTGGATCAACATTGATCCAGACTACCAGCGCCAGGCTCGCTTCCAGCAGCTGGTGTCACAGCTGGAGAATgaggacgagggggcggagtcaAGCCCTGAACggcacactgatacacaccaGGACTTGTAG
- the kbtbd12 gene encoding kelch repeat and BTB domain-containing protein 12 yields the protein MDLREKHGLVLLDQLRKMRETEMLTDVVLVAEGISFPCHRLVLSAFSPYFRVMFTCGLRECNNREVILRDTPADSLGLLLNYMYCSELPLSNDNVQGVSIAAFLLQMDEVFSRCQLHMRENMDASNCLGVYYYARDLGAEQLGDHAQCYLRQHFVRVCQNEEVLDLEAHQLGKLLSSDDLNISREETILDVVLRWVRHDVSGEVDGRSRHLPELLRKVRLPLVSPDYLREAMKRNTSLLANAECMEMLEEALEVTGMHPSAAPRRLKLRYGMETTDLLLCIGNEGGGIRSRYGSYAEYSFCYAPSTGRTHYITSPRYGEALGYVCAGVVTEGNDIIVAGEAGARKMARQKDRNVEIFSYQVDTQGSWEHLSSAEYRDSYALGSLGDTLYLLGGQMKLKNQYLITNCVERWSLKGGPWRSAAPLPLPLAYHSVVRMKGRLYVLGGRTPQSYRMDDEPDRLSNRLLEYDPESNKWTELGPMKFSKYRCSAVALNGEIYVLGGIGCEGVDCGQSRRCLDAVEIYNPDGDFWREGPTLPSPQLSLRTNGSNAGVVGGKLYVCGYYKGADRHDNITKDILELNPWENRWTVVRRSVLMHDGYDVCLVANLNPRGLMSPPVDLVTE from the exons ATGGATCTCCGGGAAAAACATGGCCTGGTACTCCTGGACCAGCTGAGGAagatgagggagacagagatgctgacagatgttgtgctggttgCCGAGGGCATCAGCTTTCCTTGCCATCGTCTTGTACTGTCTGCATTTAGCCCCTACTTCCGTGTTATGTTCACCTGTGGACTGCGTGAGTGCAACAACCGAGAGGTTATTCTGCGTGACACCCCTGCAGATAGCCTTGGTCTTCTTTTGAACTACATGTACTGctctgagctgcctctctccAATGACAATGTACAAGGGGTCTCCATCGCTGCCTTTCTCTTGCAAATGGATGAAGTGTTTTCCCGCTGCCAACTTCACATGAGAGAGAACATGGATGCCTCCAACTGTCTCGGAGTGTATTACTATGCCCGTGACCTGGGAGCAGAGCAGCTTGGTGACCACGCCCAGTGTTACCTGCGGCAGCACTTTGTGCGGGTGTGCCAGAATGAGGAGGTGCTGGACCTGGAAGCTCACCAGCTAGGGAAGCTGTTGAGCTCTGATGACCTCAACATTTCACGTGAGGAGACCATCCTGGATGTGGTGCTGCGCTGGGTCCGTCATGACGTTTCTGGAGAGGTTGATGGAAGGAGCCGGCATCTCCCAGAGCTCCTGAGAAAGGTCCGTCTACCACTAGTGAGCCCTGACTACCTGAGGGAGGCGATGAAGAGGAATACATCCCTGTTGGCCAATGCAGAGTGTATGGAGATGCTAGAGGAGGCTCTGGAGGTCACAGGGATGCACCCGTCAGCGGCTCCTCGACGCCTGAAGCTTCGCTACGGCATGGAGACGACAGACCTGCTACTTTGTATCGGCAATGAGGGCGGAGGGATCAGGTCTCGATACGGCAGTTATGCTGAATATAGTTTTTGCTACGCTCCTTCCACAGGCCGCACCCACTACATCACATCTCCACGCTATGGAGAGGCTCTGGgttatgtgtgtgcaggtgttgtCACTGAGGGGAATGACATCATAGTGGCCGGAGAGGCAGGCGCACGTAAAATggcaagacagaaagacagaaatgtcGAGATTTTCAG TTATCAGGTTGATACTCAAGGTAGCTGGGAACACCTGAGCTCAGCAGAGTATCGTGACTCATATGCTCTGGGATCGCTGGGTGACACTCTGTACCTGTTAGGGGGGCAGATGAAGCTGAAGAACCAGTACCTCATCACTAACTGTGTAGAGCGCTGGTCCTTAAAGGGTGGACCCTGGCGAAGTGCTGCCCCATTGCCTCTACCGTTGGCATATCACAGTGTCGTCAGAATGAAAGGTCGTCTTTATGTGCTGGGTGGTCGAACCCCACAG TCCTACCGAATGGATGACGAGCCTGACCGCTTAAGTAACCGGCTGCTGGAGTATGACCCAGAATCAAACAAGTGGACTGAGCTAGGTCCCATGAAGTTTTCCAAATATCGTTGCAGTGCTGTGGCTCTTAATGGGGAAATCTATGTTTTAG GGGGTATTGGATGTGAGGGAGTGGATTGTGGCCAATCACGTCGCTGCCTTGATGCTGTTGAGATCTACAACCCTGATGGAGACTTCTGGAGAGAGGGACCGACTTTGCCCTCTCCCCAATTGTCCTTGCGCACCAATGGTTCAAATGCTGGTGTGGTGGGGGGCAAGCTATACGTGTGTGGATATTACAAGGGAGCAG ATCGTCATGACAACATAACAAAGGACATCCTAGAGCTGAACCCATGGGAGAACCGCTGGACAGTTGTGCGCCGCAGTGTTCTGATGCATGACGGCTATGATGTTTGCTTGGTGGCAAACCTCAACCCTAGAGGACTCATGTCCCCACCTGTTGAC
- the p4htmb gene encoding transmembrane prolyl 4-hydroxylase isoform X3 — protein sequence MIESQGSGDDEATETAPPPSPSVPPRPRQRNPLQKSSVCSRSYFMVVMVFFHVYIINVIALLLYVHYNNGPGEMVVPTRNAASGTNNHKLPESQVQQPGSEFLHHMYLPRIEGIRVGHVQKVSLLPNKVHEMRTLSLKPLLFEIPNFLSEEECRVVMQLAQLKGLMESQVMVPEGQEELTEQLNLSPEEIFNLLDLNQDGQLQLQEILTHSRVRDGIWLTPENLREIYTGLKADKDNNGLLSLEEFRQLSSDAFQRFLQQRGLKSSQMVRNSRHTWLYQGQGAHQVLQDLKKRVTGLTRLPPALVDLSEPLQVVRYEQGGHYHAHHDSGPVYPETACTHTRLAANTSTPFETSCRYITVLFYLNSVEGGGETAFPVADNRTYDEVSLIQNEVDLLDTRKNCDKSNLRVTPTKGTAVFWYNYLSDGRGWVGEQDEYSLHGGCVVTRGTKWVANNWINIDPDYQRQARFQQLVSQLENEDEGAESSPERHTDTHQDL from the exons ATGATTGAGTCTCAAGGAAGCGGGGACGATGAAGCCACTGAGACTGCTCCACCGCCAAGTCCAAGCGTTCCTCCCCGTCCACGCCAGCGAAACCCCTTGCAAAAGAGTAGCGTATGCTCCCGATCATACTTCATGGTGGTGATGGTATTTTTTCATGTATACATCATTAATGTCATAGCCCTACTTCTTTACGTGCACTATAACAATGGCCCTGGAGAAATGGTCGTTCCAACTCGGAATGCCGCAAGCGGGACCAATAATCATAAACTCCCGGAGTCTCAGGTTCAGCAACCCGGATCAGAGTTTTTACATCATATGTATCTTCCACGGATTGAAGGGATAAGG GTTGGACATGTCCAGAAAGTTTCACTGCTGCCAAACAAAGTCCATGAGATGCGAACACTGAGCCTTAAACCATTACTGTTTG AAATTCCAAACTTCTTGTCTGAGGAGGAGTGTCGTGTGGTGATGCAACTTGCTCAGCTGAAAGGCCTAATGGAGAGCCAGGTGATGGTGCCAGAGGGCCAGGAAGAACTGACAGAGCAGCTCAACCTCAGCCCAGAGGAGATCTTCAACCTCCTGGATCTGAATCAGGATGGTCAGCTGCAACTCCAGGAG ATATTGACCCATTCACGGGTGCGGGATGGGATCTGGTTAACACCAGAGAACCTGCGTGAGATTTATACCGGACTTAAAGCAGACAAGGACAACAATG GTTTGCTGAGCCTGGAAGAGTTCAGGCAACTGAGCAGTGATGCATTCCAGCGTTTTCTGCAGCAGCGTGGGCTGAAGAGCAGCCAGATGGTGAGGAACAGCAGACACACCTGGCTATACCAAGGTCAGGGGGCACACCAGGTCCTCCAAGATCTCAAGAAAAG GGTAACAGGTCTCACTCGGCTTCCCCCTGCACTGGTGGATCTGAGTGAGCCCCTCCAGGTGGTGAGATATGAGCAGGGGGGTCACTACCATGCCCATCACGACAGTGGACCTGTCTATCCAGAAACCGCCTGCACTCATACCCGCCTTGCAGCCAACACATCCACTCCTTTTGAGACCTCATGCAG GTACATCACAGTTCTCTTCTACTTGAACTCTGTTGAGGGAGGCGGGGAGACCGCATTCCCTGTGGCAGACAACAGGACCTATGATGAAGTG tcTCTGATCCAGAATGAGGTGGATCTTCTGGACACCAGAAAAAACTGTGACAAGAGTAATCTGAGAGTGACACCTACAAAAGGGACAGCAGTGTTCTGGTACAACTACCTTTCTGACGGAAGAG GATGGGTGGGGGAGCAGGATGAATACTCTCTACATGGTGGCTGTGTGGTCACCCGTGGCACTAAGTGGGTCGCCAATAACTGGATCAACATTGATCCAGACTACCAGCGCCAGGCTCGCTTCCAGCAGCTGGTGTCACAGCTGGAGAATgaggacgagggggcggagtcaAGCCCTGAACggcacactgatacacaccaGGACTTGTAG
- the slc26a6l gene encoding solute carrier family 26 member 6, like: protein MAGQREMRYRVHRGIIDEERLEELAQRIDYSNINPSLTERLKNSFRCTTTKLKRTVVGCLPILYWLPRYSIFDYGMADLISGISVGIMHLPQGMAYALLASLPPVFGLYSSLYPTLVYLFFGTSRHNSIGTFTVVSIMVGSVTERLAPDMKFFITNGTNITAEVDITARDAYRVQVAAAVTLLGGLIQVVLGLVKFGFVGTYLSEPLVRAYTTAAAFHAVVAQIKSLFGVSATRHVGPFSLIYTLVDVCSLLPQTHLPTLLVSAVSIVFLIAAKELHSLLGPRLPVPIPVELIAIVAATLISSNTNLNGNYTVSVVGEIPSGLSPPSIPDYNLFREVVVDAFAMAMVGYAISISLGKTFAIKHGYKVDSNQELVALGLSNAIGAFFQCFSVSASMSRSLIQDSTGGKTQIAGLVSSVIVLVTIMKLGPLFQELPKATLAALVLVNLKSMFKQYYDIITLWKTNKVDLVLWLFTWTATMLFNLDMGLAFSIAFALLTVILRTQLPRYSVLGHVPGTELYLDMETNREVREVPGITIFRSSATVYFANAELYLEALKQKSGLDISKIVIYKRRQEAKQRRRQKRAERKARREAKKQVEAIAAKQGAKGPVFSVEEEVAQWTDTNVDAESQQQYRGRGNGTVFVMPTTPLTPESHCSWEYLKSGDPDTTTLGSVSELQDGDTTTLGSSSEDTLSRDLERVSLGSLGKWSWDIHSIILDLSASNFIDTVAVKTMQNIFCDFGEINVDVYIAGCQASVVEQLEQGGFFSKSITKGLLFATIHDAVLHCLDHHGASPLSRYEDSVNMQSSTKL, encoded by the exons atggctgggcagagagaaatgAGATATAGAGTTCATAGGGGCATCATTGATGAAGAGAGATTGGAGGAGTTGGCACAGAGGATTGACTACTCTAACATTAATCCTTCCCTGACCGAACGCTTGAAAAACTCTTTTAG ATGCACAACAACCAAACTGAAGAGAACCGTGGTGGGCTGTCTGCCTATACTTTACTGGCTACCCAGATACTCTATCTTTGATTATGGCATGGCTGACCTCATCTCTGGTATCAGTGTGGGCATCATGCATCTACCTCAAG GGATGGCATATGCGCTACTGGCCTCCTTGCCCCCAGTGTTTGGACTTTACTCATCGCTTTATCCTACTTTGGTCTACTTGTTCTTTGGGACATCCCGTCATAACTCAATTG GCACATTTACAGTGGTCAGTATTATGGTGGGTAGTGTGACAGAGAGATTAGCTCCAGACATGAAATTTTTTATCACGAATGGTACCAACATTACTGCGGAGGTGGACATCACTGCCCGGGACGCCTATAGGGTTCAGGTAGCAGCTGCCGTCACTCTCTTGGGAGGACTTATACAG GTGGTACTGGGTTTAGTGAAGTTTGGCTTTGTGGGGACCTACTTGTCCGAGCCATTGGTGCGTGCCTACACCACTGCAGCAGCTTTTCATGCGGTAGTTGCACAAATTAAGAGCTTATTTGGGGTGTCAGCGACACGTCACGTAGGGCCCTTCTCACTGATTTAC ACTCTGGTGGATGTGTGTTCCCTGCTACCTCAGACCCACCTTCCCACTCTATTGGTCAGTGCTGTATCCATCGTGTTTCTCATCGCTGCCAAGGAGCTCCACTCCCTGCTCGGCCCAAGACTTCCTGTACCTATCCCAGTGGAACTCATAGCA ATTGTGGCGGCAACGTTGATATCATCCAATACCAACTTAAATGGCAACTACACTGTCTCAGTAGTGGGTGAAATTCCTAGCGG TCTCAGTCCACCAAGCATACCAGATTACAACCTTTTTAGAGAGGTTGTTGTGGATGCTTTTGCCATGGCGATGGTGGGATATGCCATCTCCATCTCACTGGGGAAGACGTTTGCTATAAAACACGGCTACAAAGTGGACAGCAACCAG GAACTGGTGGCGTTAGGTCTCAGTAATGCAATAGGAGCCTTCTTCCAATGCTTCTCTGTCTCCGCCTCTATGTCACGCAGTCTCATCCAGGACAGCACTGGAGGTAAAACACAG ATTGCTGGATTAGTCTCTTCTGTTATAGTACTGGTAACCATAATGAAACTTGGACCACTCTTCCAGGAACTGCCCAAG GCAACACTTGCAGCTTTAGTCTTAGTAAACCTAAAGAGCATGTTTAAGcaatattatgacattataacTCTCTGGAAGACAAACAAAGTTGATCTG GTGTTATGGTTATTCACCTGGACAGCCACAATGCTGTTCAATCTTGACATGGGCCTTGCTTTTTCCATTGCCTTTGCTTTACTAACAGTGATCTTAAGAACCCAACT TCCAAGGTATTCTGTTCTGGGCCATGTTCCAGGAACAGAGCTCTACTTGGATATGGAGACCAACAGAGAG GTGAGAGAAGTACCAGGAATCACAATCTTCCGCTCGTCTGCCACGGTGTACTTTGCCAATGCTGAACTTTACCTGGAGGCTCTCAAACAAAAG AGTGGACTGGACATCAGCAAGATTGTAATCTACAAGAGGAGACAAGAAGCTAAGCAGAGACGTAGACAGAAGAGAGCTGAGAGAAAAGCTCGACGAGAAGCcaagaaacag GTTGAGGCGATAGCAGCTAAACAGGGTGCTAAAGGGCCAGTGTTTTcagtggaggaagaggtggctCAATGGACGGACACAAATGTGGACGCAGAGTCCCAGCAGCAGTATCGAGGGCGGGGAAATGGCACTGTGTTTGTCATGCCCACTACACCTCTGACACCTGAGAGCCACTGCAGCTGGGAATACCTCAAAAGCGGGGATCCAGACACCACAACTCTGGGGTCAGTGTCTGAACTGCAGGATGGGGACACCACAACTCTGGGCTCCAGTAGTGAGGATACCCTGAGCCGTGACCTGGAGAGGGTCTCTCTGGGCTCTCTGGGAAAGTGGTCTTGGGATATTCACTCCATTATACTGGACCTCTCAGCATCCAACTTCATAGACACAGTGGCTGTCAAGACCATGCAAAAT ATATTCTGTGACTTTGGTGAGATTAATGTTGATGTCTACATTGCTGGGTGTCAAG CTTCTGTTGTGGAGCAGTTGGAGCAGGGGGGATTCTTCTCCAAGTCCATCACCAAAGGACTTCTGTTTGCCACGATCCACGATGCAGTATTGCACTGTTTAGATCATCATGGAGCATCACCATTGTCCAGATACGAGGATTCAGTG AATATGCAGAGCAGCACAAAACTATGA
- the p4htmb gene encoding transmembrane prolyl 4-hydroxylase isoform X2, producing the protein MLKMIESQGSGDDEATETAPPPSPSVPPRPRQRNPLQKSSVCSRSYFMVVMVFFHVYIINVIALLLYVHYNNGPGEMVVPTRNAASGTNNHKLPESQVQQPGSEFLHHMYLPRIEGIRVGHVQKVSLLPNKVHEMRTLSLKPLLFEIPNFLSEEECRVVMQLAQLKGLMESQVMVPEGQEELTEQLNLSPEEIFNLLDLNQDGQLQLQEILTHSRVRDGIWLTPENLREIYTGLKADKDNNGLLSLEEFRQLSSDAFQRFLQQRGLKSSQMVRNSRHTWLYQGQGAHQVLQDLKKRVTGLTRLPPALVDLSEPLQVVRYEQGGHYHAHHDSGPVYPETACTHTRLAANTSTPFETSCRYITVLFYLNSVEGGGETAFPVADNRTYDEVSLIQNEVDLLDTRKNCDKSNLRVTPTKGTAVFWYNYLSDGRGWVGEQDEYSLHGGCVVTRGTKWVANNWINIDPDYQRQARFQQLVSQLENEDEGAESSPERHTDTHQDL; encoded by the exons ATG TTAAAGATGATTGAGTCTCAAGGAAGCGGGGACGATGAAGCCACTGAGACTGCTCCACCGCCAAGTCCAAGCGTTCCTCCCCGTCCACGCCAGCGAAACCCCTTGCAAAAGAGTAGCGTATGCTCCCGATCATACTTCATGGTGGTGATGGTATTTTTTCATGTATACATCATTAATGTCATAGCCCTACTTCTTTACGTGCACTATAACAATGGCCCTGGAGAAATGGTCGTTCCAACTCGGAATGCCGCAAGCGGGACCAATAATCATAAACTCCCGGAGTCTCAGGTTCAGCAACCCGGATCAGAGTTTTTACATCATATGTATCTTCCACGGATTGAAGGGATAAGG GTTGGACATGTCCAGAAAGTTTCACTGCTGCCAAACAAAGTCCATGAGATGCGAACACTGAGCCTTAAACCATTACTGTTTG AAATTCCAAACTTCTTGTCTGAGGAGGAGTGTCGTGTGGTGATGCAACTTGCTCAGCTGAAAGGCCTAATGGAGAGCCAGGTGATGGTGCCAGAGGGCCAGGAAGAACTGACAGAGCAGCTCAACCTCAGCCCAGAGGAGATCTTCAACCTCCTGGATCTGAATCAGGATGGTCAGCTGCAACTCCAGGAG ATATTGACCCATTCACGGGTGCGGGATGGGATCTGGTTAACACCAGAGAACCTGCGTGAGATTTATACCGGACTTAAAGCAGACAAGGACAACAATG GTTTGCTGAGCCTGGAAGAGTTCAGGCAACTGAGCAGTGATGCATTCCAGCGTTTTCTGCAGCAGCGTGGGCTGAAGAGCAGCCAGATGGTGAGGAACAGCAGACACACCTGGCTATACCAAGGTCAGGGGGCACACCAGGTCCTCCAAGATCTCAAGAAAAG GGTAACAGGTCTCACTCGGCTTCCCCCTGCACTGGTGGATCTGAGTGAGCCCCTCCAGGTGGTGAGATATGAGCAGGGGGGTCACTACCATGCCCATCACGACAGTGGACCTGTCTATCCAGAAACCGCCTGCACTCATACCCGCCTTGCAGCCAACACATCCACTCCTTTTGAGACCTCATGCAG GTACATCACAGTTCTCTTCTACTTGAACTCTGTTGAGGGAGGCGGGGAGACCGCATTCCCTGTGGCAGACAACAGGACCTATGATGAAGTG tcTCTGATCCAGAATGAGGTGGATCTTCTGGACACCAGAAAAAACTGTGACAAGAGTAATCTGAGAGTGACACCTACAAAAGGGACAGCAGTGTTCTGGTACAACTACCTTTCTGACGGAAGAG GATGGGTGGGGGAGCAGGATGAATACTCTCTACATGGTGGCTGTGTGGTCACCCGTGGCACTAAGTGGGTCGCCAATAACTGGATCAACATTGATCCAGACTACCAGCGCCAGGCTCGCTTCCAGCAGCTGGTGTCACAGCTGGAGAATgaggacgagggggcggagtcaAGCCCTGAACggcacactgatacacaccaGGACTTGTAG